One stretch of Periplaneta americana isolate PAMFEO1 chromosome 1, P.americana_PAMFEO1_priV1, whole genome shotgun sequence DNA includes these proteins:
- the LOC138698704 gene encoding putative odorant receptor 85e isoform X2 codes for MRKTTENVKKPTDTKKQQIFLHFNIRYLHFLGLWPSGGKTSSWIVYHFRLGFTLINLCVILTLEVADCYFKFRDLYYITLLVSEVLINFQFILKIIYLVSKQKTIRSLIDILEKNLVLDEEVGTECYKQARTLILIFSFLASLCCLTWLILPFVDDEREADGLTRKLPFEAWTPFNLSNPYAYFSAYALHVSHAFIFISYAPAWDCFFVCIIIYICGQFKMLHKSLIKIGQIDCYRPNTSFIANEIETNITVKSHMLQNTQMPLYRERQDLLDVKRHNIGVSKEEAALRSYRKPWDEQEQNDTCTNEKLDEEMKALHNCIKIHQALLGLCQELEHIMSPIMLVQLVLSSGTLCLVLFQLFVVPIQNLRFVTVTGFLSAVLFELSLFSYFATKLKTISLETANAAYGCNWFDGSSQLKHELMFIIARTLNPVKLTCGKMYQLSLENLTEVLKTCFSICTMLRTLNES; via the exons ATGAGAAAGACTACAGAAAATGTAAAGAAACCAACTGATACCAAAAAGCagcaaatatttttacatttcaatattaGATATCTTCATTTTTTGGGTCTCTGGCCAAGTGGAGGTAAAACGAGTTCTTGGATTGTTTATCACTTTCGTTTGggatttacattaattaatttgtgtGTTATTTTGACTCTGGAGGTGGCAGATTGTTACTTCAAGTTCAGAGACTTATATTATATAACACTTCTCGTTAGTGAGGTactaattaattttcaatttatacttaaaattatatatctcgtCAGCAAACAAAAAACTATCCGTTCTCTTATtgatattttggaaaaaaatcttGTTCTTGATGAAGAAGTGGGGACAGAATGTTATAAACAGGCAAGGACATTGATACTCATATTCAGTTTTCTGGCTTCTCTTTGTTGTTTAACTTGGTTGATTTTGCCATTTGTCGATGATGAGAGGGAAGCAGATGGTTTAACAAGAAAACTGCCTTTTGAAGCTTGGACTCCATTTAATTTAAGCAATCCATATGCTTATTTTTCAGCATACGCTTTGCATGTTTCTCATGCCTTTATATTCATATCATATGCACCAGCATGGGACTGTTTTTTCGTTTGTATTATCATATACATTTGTGGCCAGTTTAAAATGCTGCATAAAtcattaattaaaataggacagatTGATTGCTATAGACCCAACACATCGTTCATTGCAAATGAAATAGAGACTAATATTACAGTCAAGTCACACATGTTACAAAATACACAAATGCCGCTGTATAGAGAAAGGCAAGACTTATTAGATGTGAAGAGACATAATATTGGAGTAAGTAAAGAAGAAGCAGCACTCAGAAGTTACAGGAAACCGTGGGATGAACAGGAACAAAATGATACTTGCACAAACGAAAAACTTGATGAAGAAATGAAGGCGCTGCATAACTGTATAAAAATCCACCAAGCTTTACTTGG GTTATGTCAAGAACTGGAGCACATAATGAGTCCTATTATGTTAGTTCAACTTGTCTTAAGTAGTGGTACACTATGTTTGGTATTGTTTCAACTGTTTGTC GTTCCGATACAAAACCTGAGATTTGTGACAGTGACTGGCTTCCTGTCAGCTGTTCTCTTTGAACTCTCCTTGTTCAGCTATTTTGCTACTAAACTTAAAACAATT AGTTTGGAAACAGCAAATGCAGCTTATGGTTGCAACTGGTTTGATGGATCTTCTCAATTGAAACATGAATTGATGTTCATAATAGCTCGTACTCTAAATCCTGTGAAACTTACATGTGGGAAAATGTACCAGCTATCATTAGAAAATTTGACTGAA
- the LOC138698704 gene encoding odorant receptor coreceptor-like isoform X1, with protein sequence MRKTTENVKKPTDTKKQQIFLHFNIRYLHFLGLWPSGGKTSSWIVYHFRLGFTLINLCVILTLEVADCYFKFRDLYYITLLVSEVLINFQFILKIIYLVSKQKTIRSLIDILEKNLVLDEEVGTECYKQARTLILIFSFLASLCCLTWLILPFVDDEREADGLTRKLPFEAWTPFNLSNPYAYFSAYALHVSHAFIFISYAPAWDCFFVCIIIYICGQFKMLHKSLIKIGQIDCYRPNTSFIANEIETNITVKSHMLQNTQMPLYRERQDLLDVKRHNIGVSKEEAALRSYRKPWDEQEQNDTCTNEKLDEEMKALHNCIKIHQALLGLCQELEHIMSPIMLVQLVLSSGTLCLVLFQLFVVPIQNLRFVTVTGFLSAVLFELSLFSYFATKLKTISLETANAAYGCNWFDGSSQLKHELMFIIARTLNPVKLTCGKMYQLSLENLTEVPPSESYHPRSGRVFINEESGFILQK encoded by the exons ATGAGAAAGACTACAGAAAATGTAAAGAAACCAACTGATACCAAAAAGCagcaaatatttttacatttcaatattaGATATCTTCATTTTTTGGGTCTCTGGCCAAGTGGAGGTAAAACGAGTTCTTGGATTGTTTATCACTTTCGTTTGggatttacattaattaatttgtgtGTTATTTTGACTCTGGAGGTGGCAGATTGTTACTTCAAGTTCAGAGACTTATATTATATAACACTTCTCGTTAGTGAGGTactaattaattttcaatttatacttaaaattatatatctcgtCAGCAAACAAAAAACTATCCGTTCTCTTATtgatattttggaaaaaaatcttGTTCTTGATGAAGAAGTGGGGACAGAATGTTATAAACAGGCAAGGACATTGATACTCATATTCAGTTTTCTGGCTTCTCTTTGTTGTTTAACTTGGTTGATTTTGCCATTTGTCGATGATGAGAGGGAAGCAGATGGTTTAACAAGAAAACTGCCTTTTGAAGCTTGGACTCCATTTAATTTAAGCAATCCATATGCTTATTTTTCAGCATACGCTTTGCATGTTTCTCATGCCTTTATATTCATATCATATGCACCAGCATGGGACTGTTTTTTCGTTTGTATTATCATATACATTTGTGGCCAGTTTAAAATGCTGCATAAAtcattaattaaaataggacagatTGATTGCTATAGACCCAACACATCGTTCATTGCAAATGAAATAGAGACTAATATTACAGTCAAGTCACACATGTTACAAAATACACAAATGCCGCTGTATAGAGAAAGGCAAGACTTATTAGATGTGAAGAGACATAATATTGGAGTAAGTAAAGAAGAAGCAGCACTCAGAAGTTACAGGAAACCGTGGGATGAACAGGAACAAAATGATACTTGCACAAACGAAAAACTTGATGAAGAAATGAAGGCGCTGCATAACTGTATAAAAATCCACCAAGCTTTACTTGG GTTATGTCAAGAACTGGAGCACATAATGAGTCCTATTATGTTAGTTCAACTTGTCTTAAGTAGTGGTACACTATGTTTGGTATTGTTTCAACTGTTTGTC GTTCCGATACAAAACCTGAGATTTGTGACAGTGACTGGCTTCCTGTCAGCTGTTCTCTTTGAACTCTCCTTGTTCAGCTATTTTGCTACTAAACTTAAAACAATT AGTTTGGAAACAGCAAATGCAGCTTATGGTTGCAACTGGTTTGATGGATCTTCTCAATTGAAACATGAATTGATGTTCATAATAGCTCGTACTCTAAATCCTGTGAAACTTACATGTGGGAAAATGTACCAGCTATCATTAGAAAATTTGACTGAA